AAAAAAAATAAAAAAAGGATATGGGGTTTAAACTAAGCCGCACGACCGGCTACAGCCGAATAGGTGAACACACCACCTGATTCTGTAACAACTTTTATAGTATAAGCTGCACCAGGGGTCAGGTTGCCTGCGGTTACACCGCAAGTGAAGATTTCATACGTACCAATAGGTATGTCACCAGTACCACCAGTTGCAGCGGCGGCACCATCGAATACTTCGATTCCTGCGTTAGTGGATACATATAGCTCGTCAACTACAATCTCGGCTCTACCTACGTTACGAAGGTACATCTCCAAATTACCGCTTGATGCATTCCAATCATATACGTCGAGTGTGATCTGCTCAGTGACTTGCTCACCGCCTCCGGTTTGCAGTCCTCCGATAAGACCCATGGCCCACACGTACACTAGAAGTGCTGCGGCTACTGCGATAGCTATTACAAGTAGAGTCGCAATAACAGGCGATACGGCTTTTCTATTTGCCATCAATTTTTTCATTGTAAATTTTTTCTCCTATTACTGTTATCTAATGTCAAAAATTTTTGACATTTGGTAATTACCATTGATATACAAGACATATATAAATCTGAGCCTTAGTGTTGGAGAACAGTTACACTTTTATATTATTCCTCTAGAATCGATCGTTTCTTTTATTTCTATAAGCCTTACAAATAATTGAATTCATAAAACTATCATATAGAGATGGGTGAAATGATTATTTCAATAATCGTTGCAATCAGTAAATAGGCACTAGCGAAAAATAGTCTCTTAAGAATATAGTAAATTGTGACAAGGTTATGACCTTTTCTACTGACAAATAATTCCTCCACATATATTGCAGTTGAACCAGCCCATAAAACAATAATCGTTTCTATAATACCATGCGGTATAAAATATAAAATCCATTTAAAGAATAACTCTTTGTTCAAGGATGTGTGCAAATTCCCTAAGAACAATCCATACGGAAAGAATCCATAAGTAAAAATTGAGCAAATAGTGAATAAAAAAAGTGATTTTTTTGGATCTTTATATTTTCTAATATAGGAGTTTGCAATAATATACGGCCCAAGAATAAGAATAGAAGTCAAAGCTAGATTTCTTGAAAGTATGGAAATGATATTGCCCCACATTCCAAATCTTTCACTGAATTCGCCCGCATAAATCTTGACATCCATAAAATATAGATTAAAATATGATTTACCGATAAATGGAAATAAAATTCCTATAGCGAATCCGGAAAGCAACCCAATAATGAATATATATAAGACGATTGGTTTTATTGGTATCCTCATCTTAAATACACAATAAGATCTTCAATTAATATTGATCATATGAAATCCATTCAAGATTAATTAATATAATTGACATTAACTAATTTTGTGCTGAAAAAATGAATAATAGAATTTTCAACTTCAAAATCCTTCTAATTACTATGTGCATACTTGTAACTCCGATTTTACAATGCTATGATGTTGAAGGTTGGAAAGGAAATCTTGCCAAATTTGTTGTTTGCGAGGGTTTAGAATTCTTAGATGAGGCTTATCAACCTACTATC
Above is a genomic segment from Candidatus Bathyarchaeota archaeon containing:
- a CDS encoding stage II sporulation protein M is translated as MRIPIKPIVLYIFIIGLLSGFAIGILFPFIGKSYFNLYFMDVKIYAGEFSERFGMWGNIISILSRNLALTSILILGPYIIANSYIRKYKDPKKSLFLFTICSIFTYGFFPYGLFLGNLHTSLNKELFFKWILYFIPHGIIETIIVLWAGSTAIYVEELFVSRKGHNLVTIYYILKRLFFASAYLLIATIIEIIISPISI